One stretch of Arachis hypogaea cultivar Tifrunner chromosome 20, arahy.Tifrunner.gnm2.J5K5, whole genome shotgun sequence DNA includes these proteins:
- the LOC112784628 gene encoding cytochrome P450 85A: MAFTFIAIVGGVLFLFCFFSALLRWNEVRYMKKNKGLPPGTMGWPLFGETTEFLKQGPNFMKNQRARYGSFFKSHILGCPTIVSMDAELNRYILMNESKGLVPGYPKSMLDILGKCNIAAVHGSTHKYLRGALLSIISPTMIRDQLLPKIDHFMRSHLSNWDNQVINIQHKTKEMAFLSSLRQIAGKESSRISDSIMPEFFNLVLGTLSLPIHLPGTNYSRGFQARKAIVSIVSEVIEERRKSQEIHKDMLGGLMGNDDESRHKLSDEEIIDLVITVMYSGYETVSATSMMAVKYLQDHPKALEELREEHLNIRQRKKPDEPIDFNDLKSMRFTRAVIFETSRLATIVNGVLRKTTQDMELNGYLIPKGWKIYVYTREINYDHFLYPDPLKFNPWRWLDKSLESKNHCLIFGGGTRLCPGKELGIAEISTFLHYLVTRYRWEEVGGDKLLKFPRVQAPNGLHIRVTSY, from the exons ATGGCTTTTACCTTCATTGCAATTGTTGGTGGTGTTTTGTTCTTGTTCTGTTTTTTCTCTGCTCTTTTGAGATGGAATGAAGTAAGGTACATGAAGAAGAATAAAGGTTTGCCACCAGGTACAATGGGGTGGCCACTTTTTGGAGAAACAACTGAGTTTCTTAAACAAGGTCCTAACTTCATGAAAAACCAAAGAGCAAg GTATGGCAGTTTTTTCAAATCACACATATTGGGGTGTCCTACAATTGTATCAATGGATGCAGAGCTTAATAGATACATTCTAATGAATGAATCAAAAGGGCTTGTTCCAGGATACCCTAAATCCATGTTAGACATCTTGGGAAAATGCAACATTGCAGCTGTTCATGGCTCCACTCACAAGTACTTGAGAGGTGCCTTGCTTTCTATCATTAGCCCCACCATGATCAGAGATCAGCTTTTGCCAAAAATTGATCACTTCATGAGATCCCACCTTAGcaattgggacaatcaagtcatCAACATCCAACACAAAACCAAAGAG ATGGCCTTCCTTTCATCACTGAGGCAGATTGCAGGCAAAGAATCAAGCAGAATATCAGATTCAATCATGCCAGAATTCTTTAATCTAGTATTAGGAACCCTTTCTCTTCCTATTCACCTTCCGGGGACGAATTATAGTCGCGGATTTCAG GCAAGGAAAGCTATTGTGAGTATTGTGAGTGAGGTAATAGAGGAAAGGAGAAAATCCCAAGAAATACACAAAGACATGCTTGGAGGATTGATGGGAAATGATGATGAAAGTAGACACAAACTAAGTGATGAAGAAATCATTGATCTAGTGATTACAGTTATGTATTCTGGTTATGAAACTGTTTCAGCCACGTCAATGATGGCAGTGAAGTATCTTCAGGACCATCCCAAAGCACTTGAAGAACTCAGA GAAGAGCATTTGAACATTAGACAAAGGAAAAAACCAGATGAACCAATTGATTTCAACGATCTCAAGTCAATGAGGTTTACTCGCGCG GTGATTTTTGAGACCTCTAGATTGGCGACAATAGTTAATGGGGTCCTAAGGAAAACTACTCAAGATATGGAACTAAATG gTTATTTGATTCCCAAAGGGTGGAAGATATATGTGTACACGAGAGAGATAAACTATGACCATTTTCTATATCCTGATCCACTAAAGTTCAATCCATGGAGATGGCTG gatAAGAGCCTAGAGTCAAAAAACCACTGCTTGATATTTGGAGGAGGTACAAGATTGTGTCCAGGGAAAGAGTTGGGAATAGCAGAAATTTCAACTTTCTTGCACTATCTTGTAACTAGATACAG GTGGGAAGAAGTAGGAGGAGATAAACTACTGAAATTTCCTAGAGTTCAGGCACCTAATGGACTGCACATAAGGGTGACATCTTACTAA